The genome window ATCAATCGTTACAAGCGGAATCTGCTTATCCAGCAAGGCATTGTCGTGATAGGTGGTCCTGCTGACGAGTAATTCGTCTCCATCGTAAGCAAGCCATACCCATCCACTGCCGGGCATCATTGCCTTCTTTACAAATTCCCTTCTGAAAGCATCAAAGCTTCCAAAAGATTCGTCTATTTTTTTACCAAGATTCCCTTCAAGCTTCCCACCGCCACCGGGTTTCATGCTTTTCCAGTATAAATCATGATTCCATGCCAGGAGTGCCATATAAAAGGTGGCTTCCTCAATACCCTTAATGCTCCCATGGGTTTTAAGAATGATTTCAGACAGGGGAATGTCTGCATATTCAGTCCCCTTTATCTGTTTTGAAACCAGATCATAATAGCCTTTATGATGCTTGATATAATGCAAATCCACCGTTTTCTTACTGATATACGGCTCCAGCGCATCCAGCGCATAGGGCAGTGACGGTTGGACTAACCCTTTCTTTTCTTGGGCAGCAAATGTTTTCTGAGGATTAAAAAATGAAGTGGCGGCAATACCTGCTGCGCCGATGGCGATTCTTTTTGCAAAATCTCTTCGATCAATACCACGGGACCCATATTCATCCATACACAAAGCTCCTTTAAAGGTTATATTTGGCATACAATGCCCATAAAGGGACTAACCAAATATATAAATATACTTCGGAGGATGCAATTATCGTGCCAAATTGCCCCAAATTGAGCCAAAATAACCAGGCATGCAAATTGCAGTGATAGTTTTTAAGAAATTTAAAAAACAGACAATCCCAGGTGGAGAGAAAACAGTATGAATTCCCGTGAAATTTGGAAAGAACTTGAAATAATAATCGATCAGGCAAAAACTGCAGTTCTGGCAACAGCCGATAAAAAAGGCAGGCCCCACATGCGATGGGTCACGCCAGCGATTGTCGACAACCGCTTCGGATCGATTTTCATGATCACTTCACCGGGATTTGCCAAGGTCAACCATATTCTGGCAATGCCGGAAGTTGAGTGGTTGTTTCAGACAACAAATCTGGACACGATTATCTCCATAAACGGAACAATGAAGATTAATCGCAACGCTTCATTGAATTCCGAAATTCGTGAAATCGTATCAACACGGCTTGGAACATTCTGGAAACTAAACAAAGATCCACACGATACGGTGGTACTTGAAACGATGGTAACCAATTCCATGCTTTTCAAACCGCTCCAAGGAACCAAAGATATTATTACCTTTTGAAGAAAAATTGCGCTATGGCTTTATCACGAAAGAAAAACAAAGAATCAAATAAGCGGTTGTCATTAAAACTTTTTCGGACGATGCTTCTGATCCGCCGTTTCGAAGAACGGGCATCACAGATGTACGGTATCAGGAAAATCGGTGGCTTTTGTCATTTGTATATCGGTCAGGAGGCTGTTGCTGCAGGCTCAATTACATCACTGGATCTAACAAAAGACTATGTTGTTTCCGCCTATCGCGATCACGGCCAGGCCCTTGCTTGTGGTCTCTCTCCCGACGAATTGATGGCCGAACTTTTCGGAAAAAAAACCGGGTGCAGCAAAGGAAAAGGCGGTTCAATGCACTTTTTCAGCGCCGAGAAACACATGTTGGGCGGTAACGGCATTGTCGGGAGCCAGATTCCGGTTGCCACCGGAGTTGCCCTGAAACTCAAATACAAGAAAGAACCGGGTGTCGTACTCTGTTTTTTCGGTGACGGCGCCATTCATCAGGGAGCATTCCATGAAAGCCTGAATCTCGCAAAGATCTGGGACCTCCCGATTGTCTACATTTGCGAAAATAATCAGTATGGGATGGGCACCGATTTCAAGCGGGTATCATCGGTGACCGAGCTCTCTATTACCAGTTCGGCCTACGGCATAGCGGGAGAACAGGTTGATGGCATGGATGTTATGAAAGTATATGACGCCGTTTCTCGAAAAACAGCAACAGCGCGAAACGATCATGTTCCCGGCTTTCTGGAAATAAAAACGTATCGATATAAAGGCCATTCCATGAGTGACCCTGCAACCTATCGCACAAAGGAAGAGGTTGCCGCTTATAAGGAACAGGATCCGATTCTTCTTCTTAAAGTCCAGATGATCAAAAACAGAGAAATAACCGAAGAAAAGTATAAAAAACTCGATAACGAAATAAAGGAGATTTGCCGGAATGCCGTATCTTTTGCCGAGGGGAGCGAAGAGCCGCTAGTTGAATCACTGTACAAAGACATAATTGCATGAAAGAGGAATACCGATGGCGGAGAAAAGCATGCGTGAAGCATTGAGGATGGCTATGGATGAAGAGATGGCTCGGGATAAAAACATCATTCTTCTCGGCGAAGAAGTAGCACAGTACAACGGCGCCTATAAAGTCAGCCAGGGCTTGCTTGACAAGTACGGCCCCGAACGGGTAATTGATACTCCCATTTCCGAGGAAGGATTTACTGGTGTCGGTGTTGGTGCTGCCATGGCAGGCCTTCGGCCGATTGTTGAATGGATGACGTTCAACTTCGCTCTCATGGCAATCGATCAGATCTACAGCAACGCATCGAAAATGCGATACATGTCGGGCGGGCAGTTCGGGGTACCGGCAGTTTTTCGCGGTCCCAACGGTCCTGCAGAATATCTTGCCGCACAACACTCACAGGCTTTACAGTCGATATATGCCCATGTTCCCGGCCTGAAGGTTGTTTCACCTTCAACACCCTATGATGCCAAAGGTATGCTGAAAAGTGCGATCAGGGACGATAATCCGGTGATCTTTATGGAAGCCG of Chitinivibrionales bacterium contains these proteins:
- a CDS encoding pyruvate dehydrogenase complex E1 component subunit beta, whose translation is MAEKSMREALRMAMDEEMARDKNIILLGEEVAQYNGAYKVSQGLLDKYGPERVIDTPISEEGFTGVGVGAAMAGLRPIVEWMTFNFALMAIDQIYSNASKMRYMSGGQFGVPAVFRGPNGPAEYLAAQHSQALQSIYAHVPGLKVVSPSTPYDAKGMLKSAIRDDNPVIFMEAELMYGWKGEVPDKEYLIPFGEAAVKQKGNDVTLLGFSKPMSVILEAAGELTKEGINAEVIDLRSLRPLDEHSIYASVRKTNRCVIIDEAWPFASVGSHIGWLISKNCFDFLDAPVELVSSEDVPMPYNHTLELAAQPSAEKIIRAARRTLYRE
- a CDS encoding pyridoxamine 5'-phosphate oxidase family protein, with amino-acid sequence MNSREIWKELEIIIDQAKTAVLATADKKGRPHMRWVTPAIVDNRFGSIFMITSPGFAKVNHILAMPEVEWLFQTTNLDTIISINGTMKINRNASLNSEIREIVSTRLGTFWKLNKDPHDTVVLETMVTNSMLFKPLQGTKDIITF
- a CDS encoding superoxide dismutase, which gives rise to MDEYGSRGIDRRDFAKRIAIGAAGIAATSFFNPQKTFAAQEKKGLVQPSLPYALDALEPYISKKTVDLHYIKHHKGYYDLVSKQIKGTEYADIPLSEIILKTHGSIKGIEEATFYMALLAWNHDLYWKSMKPGGGGKLEGNLGKKIDESFGSFDAFRREFVKKAMMPGSGWVWLAYDGDELLVSRTTYHDNALLDKQIPLVTIDVWEHAYYMDYQNEKENYIDAWFDKLVNWDFAGQKFDLARKEKKG
- the pdhA gene encoding pyruvate dehydrogenase (acetyl-transferring) E1 component subunit alpha produces the protein MALSRKKNKESNKRLSLKLFRTMLLIRRFEERASQMYGIRKIGGFCHLYIGQEAVAAGSITSLDLTKDYVVSAYRDHGQALACGLSPDELMAELFGKKTGCSKGKGGSMHFFSAEKHMLGGNGIVGSQIPVATGVALKLKYKKEPGVVLCFFGDGAIHQGAFHESLNLAKIWDLPIVYICENNQYGMGTDFKRVSSVTELSITSSAYGIAGEQVDGMDVMKVYDAVSRKTATARNDHVPGFLEIKTYRYKGHSMSDPATYRTKEEVAAYKEQDPILLLKVQMIKNREITEEKYKKLDNEIKEICRNAVSFAEGSEEPLVESLYKDIIA